A DNA window from Thermoplasmata archaeon contains the following coding sequences:
- a CDS encoding adenylyltransferase/cytidyltransferase family protein, whose translation MVRVMATGVFDILHLGHIYFLKEARKYGDELVVVVARDNTAKKLKHLPIINEQNRMILVSNLKPVDRAILGHEDDMYKTVAEVKPDVIVLGYDQAFDEKEIERKCKEIGLTVKVVRLDKFSESDLNGTRKIVAKIVEAYNFQKYMENVEHSEVIKK comes from the coding sequence TTGGTCAGAGTAATGGCAACAGGCGTGTTTGACATTTTACATTTAGGTCATATTTACTTTTTAAAAGAAGCCCGGAAATATGGTGATGAGCTAGTGGTGGTAGTGGCACGGGACAATACTGCGAAAAAACTAAAGCATTTACCTATAATTAACGAGCAAAACAGGATGATTTTGGTATCTAATCTAAAGCCTGTCGATCGTGCAATTTTAGGGCACGAAGATGACATGTACAAAACTGTGGCTGAGGTAAAACCAGATGTGATAGTGTTAGGATATGACCAGGCTTTTGATGAAAAGGAAATAGAGAGAAAGTGCAAAGAGATAGGCTTAACTGTTAAAGTGGTAAGACTTGACAAATTTTCAGAATCTGATCTAAATGGAACCAGAAAGATTGTGGCAAAGATTGTAGAAGCTTACAATTTTCAGAAATATATGGAGAATGTTGAACATTCTGAGGTGATTAAAAAATGA
- the ribB gene encoding 3,4-dihydroxy-2-butanone-4-phosphate synthase, with the protein MENIDRAIKDLKEGKPILIFDSESREGETDITVASQFVTFETIKMMRKDGGGLICTTLPYNVSQKLGMPYLVDLFKNSNLEIFKLLSPTDIPYDTKSSFSFTINHRKTFTGIPDKDRALTISEFSKIVNLAIEDGSSALSEFGKNFRSPGHVHLLIASKNLLKERLGHTELSMAMAQMAGVIPSTTIVEMMGDDGTSLKKTEAIKYGKLHNFTFVEGKDIIERWNNWSE; encoded by the coding sequence ATGGAAAATATAGATAGAGCGATTAAGGACCTCAAAGAAGGTAAGCCGATATTAATTTTTGATTCTGAAAGTAGAGAAGGGGAAACAGATATAACCGTGGCGTCTCAGTTTGTAACTTTTGAAACAATAAAGATGATGAGAAAAGATGGTGGTGGGTTAATATGCACTACACTTCCTTATAATGTATCACAAAAGCTTGGAATGCCATATCTTGTAGATCTGTTTAAGAACTCAAATTTAGAGATATTTAAGTTACTTTCTCCCACAGACATTCCATATGACACAAAATCATCTTTTTCTTTTACTATTAACCATCGTAAAACTTTTACAGGAATACCAGACAAAGATCGAGCTCTCACAATTTCTGAATTTTCCAAGATCGTGAATCTTGCGATTGAAGATGGATCTAGTGCTCTTTCAGAGTTTGGAAAAAATTTCAGAAGCCCGGGTCATGTACATTTACTGATTGCCTCTAAAAACTTGCTTAAAGAGAGGCTAGGGCACACAGAACTATCTATGGCAATGGCGCAGATGGCAGGAGTAATACCATCTACCACGATCGTTGAGATGATGGGCGATGATGGTACGTCATTGAAGAAAACGGAAGCTATTAAATATGGAAAGTTACATAACTTTACATTCGTAGAAGGAAAAGATATAATAGAAAGGTGGAATAATTGGTCAGAGTAA